The Arcobacter porcinus sequence TCATTTTCATCTAAACTTGTAATATATTGTTCAAGAAATTGTATATGTGCTTTTGCTTGAATAAAATATAGTTTCTCACTATAAACTCTACTATTTAAAGCATTGTTTTCTAAGCTCTGTTTTGCAAGAAATGAGAATAGAAGAACAAAAAATAGAGTTGAAAGTAAAATATATGCTTTTTTCATTTTTTTATAAACCATATAATCTCTTTAGAATTCTCTTTTTGTAAAGATACTTTATAGAAATCAGAACTTTGTTCTATATTGAAGTTTAGAAGTTCTAAATAAAGTGGCTCGTTTTTAAAATATAAGTTTTTATTTCTAAAGCTTAATTCATCAAGATTATCTATATTTTTTTCTAAAAAAACTTTAAGAGTATTTAGCTTTAGATGTTCCAAAGATAGCTCTTGATTTACTCTGTTTTGTATAACAATATCTTTGTATAAAAAGCTTACAAAAGTAAAAACAATAGCCAAAAGAATAGTTGCAATAATTAATTCAAATAAAACAAAACTACTTTTCATAATAAACCAATTTTATATTTTCATCTTTATAGATGTTTTTAAAAAGAGTTAAAGTTGTTTTTTCGCCATTTATTAAAACTTCATAAGATGAAGATGATTTATGAAAACTCTTTAAATCATTTTTGTCTATACTATTTTCAAGTTCCATTAGATTTATAAAGTTTGAGTTTCTTGTTGAAAATAGAAAACTACTATTTGCAAAAGATATGAAGATAAAACTTAAAATCAGAACAGAGATTAAAATCTCTATTAAGATAAAACTACTTTTCAGCAATTTTTTTAGATTTTTTAAATGAGCCTTCAATAGCTTTTATAAAGGCATCCCTTACATTTCCCTCTTCAAGTTTTGCATATCCTGCAGCTGTTGTTCCAGCTGGACTCATAACAGAATCTTTTATGATTGCAGGATGAGAGTGTTTTAACAGTGAAGCCGAACTTGAAAAAAGTCCTTGTACCATAAGCTGAGCTAAATTTCTCTCTAATCCAACTTTAACAGCACCATCAGCAATAGCTTCAGCAACCAAAGCTAAAAATGCAGGTCCAGAACCACAAACAGCACTTGCAATATCAAGATGATTTTCACTATTTACCCAAACAGCTTCACCAATTGTTTTAAAAATATCACTTGTTATATCTTTTAATGCAATATCTCCTGTAAGTGCAGTCATAGAGTTTTGAACACTTGCAGCAACATTTGGCATAGATCTAACATAGTTTTTTGCTTTTATTAATTTTCTTAAATAATCTAATTTTGTTCCAGCTAAAATAGATATTAAGCTATTTGCTTCTCCATTTAATCTTACAGATACACTTTCTAAAGCGTAAGGTTTTACACACATAATGATGTTTTTACCATTTATATCTTCTTTATCTTCTAACTCTTTTATCTCAATTTTTGGTATTTTTTGCTTTATTAGTTTTAATTTTTCATACTCTCTTCCAATCATCTCTACTTCATATTTTTTTACTAAACCAATAGCAAGAGATTGTGCCATTATTCCATTTCCAATTAGTGTTAATTTCATAGTTTTGCCTTCAAAAGTTTTTTCAATTATAACGAAAATAGTATATAAAACTAAAAAAGAGCTTTCATTTTATATAACAAAAGATAAATGATACAAAATGAAACTAATACACTATATATATTTTAATCCAAGTTTGGATAATATATTTACTTTAAAAATAAGGATTTATAGATGATAAGAGCAAATAATATAAAAAATATATTAACTATTTTTATACTAATATTTATTTTAAATGCTTGTTCTTCTAAAACAGAAGAGTATAACAAACCAGCACTTTATTGGTATAACAAGATGCTAAAACAAATATCAATGGCAGAACTTGAAGAAGCAGATGATACTTTTATATCTCTTGAAAGCGAACATAGAAATTCACCTTTAATTCCATCAGCTATTTTGATTTTAGTTGAAGCACATATGCAAAATGAAGAGTATGTTTTGGCAAACTTTTATTTAGATGAATATATAAAAAGATTTGCACTAAGTAAAGATGTTGATTACATAAGATATTTAAAAATAAAATCAAATTTCAAAGGCTTTAAAAGACAAAATAGGGATCAAGTTTTAATTGATGATACTTTAATTCAAATTGATGATTTTGAAAAAAGACATTCATTTTCAAAATATATGCCTTTGGTACAAACAATCAAAACAAGATTGATGATTTCAAAATCACTTATGGATAAAGATATATCAGAACTTTATAAAAGAAGAGATAAACCTGAAGCACAAGAGTACTATTTGGAAAAGTCTAAAGAGTCTTGGAAATATATGGATGAAATAGAAAAACCATATGTTCCAGTTATTAGAAGAATATTTGAATAAAAATAATAGAATTTAAGGAGAGATGAGAATATGTTATCAAACTATGATAATTTTCCACAAACTATACCGTTTATAGTAGAAGATGAGGTTTTTTTATACCCATTTATGATTACACCACTATTTTTGACAAATGAAGAAAATATAAAAGCTGTTGAAAATGCGATAGAGTTTAATAGACTTATTATGGTTACAGTTTCAAAATCAGGAAAAGAGCAAAAAAGAGAGCAAGACTCTTTTTATGATATTGGAGTTGTAGGAAATGTGATGAGAAAAGTATCACTTCCAGATGGAAAAGTAAAAGTATTGTTTCAAGGAGTTGCAAAAGCAAAAATAGTTGATTTTGTTCCTAGTAATAATCTTTTTGCTACGGTTGAATTGGTACAAGACTCTTATGAAAGTGAATTAGAGTTAAAATCATTAATTAATATTTTACTTGATAATGTAAAAAAACTATCAAGATTAAATAATAAATTTCCAGCTGATTTAATAAAAGCAATAGAAGAGAATGAAGATGCTTCAAGAGTTGCTGATTTGATATCTTCTGTTTTAAAATTGAAAAAAGATGAAGCTTATAAAATATATTCTCAAACTAGTATAGAACAAAGATTGATTGATATAATTGAATATGTTAAAAATGAGATAGAATCTTATAAAATACAAAAAGAGATTACACAAAAAGTAAACTCAAAAATAGAGAAAACTCATAAAGATTATTTCCTAAAAGAGCAGATAAAAGCTATTCAAAAAGAGCTTGGAACTGATAGCCAAAAAGAGGAAGAGTTAAAATCATTTAAAAAGATTTTAAAATCAAAAAGAGCTTTTATGGGGAAAGAAGCTTATAAAGAGACAAAAAAACAGCTTGATAAATTAAGTAGAATGAATCAAGATTCTCCAGATGCATCACTTTTACAAACTTATGTAGAGATGGTTTTAGATATTCCATTTGGAGAGTATTCAAACTCTAAAATATCTATTGCAAGTGTTGAAAAACAACTAAATAAAGATCATTTTTCACTAGAAAAAGCAAAAGAGAGAATTACAGAGTACTTCGCAGTTAAACAACTTTTAGAGCAAAGAAAACTTGAAGATATGCAATCAAAAGGTACAGTTCTTTGTTTTGTAGGACCTCCAGGAGTTGGTAAAACTTCTTTAGCAAACTCTATTTCAAAAGCTCTTGATAGACCACTTGTAAGAGTTGCTTTAGGTGGAATGGAAGATGTAAATGAGTTAAGAGGGCATAGAAGAACTTATGTTGGAGCAATGCCTGGAAGATTAATCAAAGGATTAATTGATGCAAAAAAGATGAATCCTGTTGTTGTTTTAGATGAGATTGATAAATTAGGAGCAAATCATAGAGGAGATCCTTCTGCTGTGATGCTTGAGATTTTAGACCCAGAGCAAAATCATGAGTTTAGAGATTTATATCTTAACTTCCCAGTTGATTTATCGCAAGTTATATTTGTTTCAACTGCAAATGATATAAGAAGAATTCCAGCTCCTTTACGAGATAGAATGGAATTTATAGAGATTAATTCATATACACCAAATGAAAAATATCATATTGCTAAAGATTATTTAATACCTCAAGAACTTGAAAAACATGGACTGAAAAAAGATGAGGTAAATTTAAGTAAAGCAACTATTGAACTTATAATTGCAAAATATACAAGAGAAGCTGGAGTTAGAAATTTAAGAAGAGTTTTCTCAAAAATATTTAGAAAAGTTGTTAAAAAACTACTTCAAGATGAAAGTTTAGAAAAAATTACAATTGGAACAAAAGATTTAAAAGAGTATTTAGATAATCCAATTTTTGAAATAGAATTAGCAGATAAAGTTGATATGGTTGGAGTTTCAAATGGACTTGCATGGACAGCTGTTGGTGGAGATATTTTAAAAATAGAGGCTATTAAATTAAAAGGAAAAGGTGGACTTAAAGTAACTGGAAACTTAGGTGAAGTTATGAAAGAGTCTTCAACAATCTCTTACTCTGTAATTAAACATTTAATAGATAATAATATTTTAAAAATAGATGAAAATTTAATTCCAAAAACTTTTAAAGAGCAAGAGGAAAATACAAAGCTAGAGATTAGTGAAATTTACAAAAGATATGATATCCATCTACATATTCCAGAAGGTGCAACTCCAAAAGATGGACCAAGTGCAGG is a genomic window containing:
- the bamD gene encoding outer membrane protein assembly factor BamD — translated: MIRANNIKNILTIFILIFILNACSSKTEEYNKPALYWYNKMLKQISMAELEEADDTFISLESEHRNSPLIPSAILILVEAHMQNEEYVLANFYLDEYIKRFALSKDVDYIRYLKIKSNFKGFKRQNRDQVLIDDTLIQIDDFEKRHSFSKYMPLVQTIKTRLMISKSLMDKDISELYKRRDKPEAQEYYLEKSKESWKYMDEIEKPYVPVIRRIFE
- the lon gene encoding endopeptidase La, yielding MLSNYDNFPQTIPFIVEDEVFLYPFMITPLFLTNEENIKAVENAIEFNRLIMVTVSKSGKEQKREQDSFYDIGVVGNVMRKVSLPDGKVKVLFQGVAKAKIVDFVPSNNLFATVELVQDSYESELELKSLINILLDNVKKLSRLNNKFPADLIKAIEENEDASRVADLISSVLKLKKDEAYKIYSQTSIEQRLIDIIEYVKNEIESYKIQKEITQKVNSKIEKTHKDYFLKEQIKAIQKELGTDSQKEEELKSFKKILKSKRAFMGKEAYKETKKQLDKLSRMNQDSPDASLLQTYVEMVLDIPFGEYSNSKISIASVEKQLNKDHFSLEKAKERITEYFAVKQLLEQRKLEDMQSKGTVLCFVGPPGVGKTSLANSISKALDRPLVRVALGGMEDVNELRGHRRTYVGAMPGRLIKGLIDAKKMNPVVVLDEIDKLGANHRGDPSAVMLEILDPEQNHEFRDLYLNFPVDLSQVIFVSTANDIRRIPAPLRDRMEFIEINSYTPNEKYHIAKDYLIPQELEKHGLKKDEVNLSKATIELIIAKYTREAGVRNLRRVFSKIFRKVVKKLLQDESLEKITIGTKDLKEYLDNPIFEIELADKVDMVGVSNGLAWTAVGGDILKIEAIKLKGKGGLKVTGNLGEVMKESSTISYSVIKHLIDNNILKIDENLIPKTFKEQEENTKLEISEIYKRYDIHLHIPEGATPKDGPSAGITMALAIASILSNRKIKADVAMTGELTLSGKVLPIGGLKEKLIAAYKAKIKKALIPKKNFERDLDELPEEVKNAIEIKVVNTIEDVLKEALV
- a CDS encoding pyrroline-5-carboxylate reductase; the protein is MKLTLIGNGIMAQSLAIGLVKKYEVEMIGREYEKLKLIKQKIPKIEIKELEDKEDINGKNIIMCVKPYALESVSVRLNGEANSLISILAGTKLDYLRKLIKAKNYVRSMPNVAASVQNSMTALTGDIALKDITSDIFKTIGEAVWVNSENHLDIASAVCGSGPAFLALVAEAIADGAVKVGLERNLAQLMVQGLFSSSASLLKHSHPAIIKDSVMSPAGTTAAGYAKLEEGNVRDAFIKAIEGSFKKSKKIAEK
- a CDS encoding type IV pilus modification PilV family protein, with the protein product MLKSSFILIEILISVLILSFIFISFANSSFLFSTRNSNFINLMELENSIDKNDLKSFHKSSSSYEVLINGEKTTLTLFKNIYKDENIKLVYYEK